The genomic DNA AGTATCGTCCAACTCGGACCATATTGTGCCTTGCAATTTTTGCTCAGGTATTTTCGACCAGTTAAATGACTTCAAAGGATTACTCGGCTGAGGaacgttttttattatctccacctgaaatatttaatttaaattatgcaaataaaattatctaattagccgcaattattaattatatttttcgacgcATCTAATTGTatgatatattacattacgtaatacatataaaaaattgattgtttagtttaatgacattttacatatatataattattattaataatatatagttttttatatagttattaatattatttattattattaattataataatttaaataatataataataacctTCATTGGTGGAGGAGCAATCGGCATTAAACAAGGAGGGGGTGGTGGTGCTAATGGAGGAGGTGGTGGTGGCGGTGGAGTAGGTTTTGTCTCAACCTTCTCAAGTACTTCATCTTCCACAATTTTCAAAGTAGCTTTTGCATCGTCTGGTAAACTTCCCGAAGCTACCAATTGTTCTAGACGCTTTCTTTCAGATTTCTCGTTGTTAATTTGTCGTGACAATGTCTCAAGATTATCTTGCAATTCagagattttttgttttgtttctaTGTGCATCGACGTCTCTTTCTCGAGACGTTCTTTGATTCTTGCTAAACTAGCCTCCATATCTTCctacaaaataaacattaatttagcGATggttatataatctaaaatattttcattaattatatgttcaaattaacaaaattattataattaaattattacaataaaaaattattataattaaaaactgaagaagttttataataattgaaataagttagaaaaacatatatatatatatatatatatttataattaaaattttgctactttcaaaaaaaaataaagaattgattatgtctgatttttaaaaacaatattgattttaaatcgtACTTTCTCTTGAGTTCTCAGATCTAATTCCTGTTCTTTCTTAGCTAGTCTTGTGGACATATCTAAATTTTCGCGCTCCAACTCTTCTGCCTTTTTTCTTGCTGCTACAAGTTCCTCTTCTTTTGCGAGAAGATGgacaatttcttttacatttatttcgatCGGAGCTACATCAGGATTTCTTATCAAGCCTGTCTCGTTGCTTTCGGATTGTAGAACGATTTGCTGAACGATTCGATCGAACAACAACCAATGTTGAGGATGTGAACCGTAATCcactaaaaaaaagtaagcagcattatgatatattttatatatcttatcatGACACAATCTGTTGATCCAAGAACTTACATGGCAATAAAAGACAATGTTCAAGCAAACTAAGAAGATGAGGATAAGCAGCAGTATGACTGAGCTTTCGTCGCAAAAGATCGAACATGGCACTAGCACTCTTAGTATCCACATGCTCTTTCTCAAATTTCCTGGCAAGTTCCTTCTCGTCTTCATTTCGTACCATTTCAAAGAAATCAAGATGCCTATCGAGTGTCTCATTTTCATATCTTCTCAGTTTCTCGATGATAGGCTGAATGCCCAGCATCAGTAGCTCGTATCTCAAGTGCAGTCTAAATTCTAATGTCACCTGACCCGGCCCATAGTTTAGCACGGCATTAATAAATGACATGATTGCCGTCTTCAGGGACAGATTGTCCTTATAGGCGCCAAAGTTTTTAtcgagattattaattatacattggaAGCGCGTTCTCTCGGAATGATATTGTTGGAAGTGCAACATAGCTTCTAGGACCTTGCGGTGACCTCCGGGCACTAAACAAACTGCGCCGAGGATCTCTAATACAgaaatttttgtctttatattCTCAGTCGCCAGCGACTGTGATATCGTGTTAATTGCCGTTGGATGCGCCAACACATGCGCTCTAccattctagaaaaaaaaaattaattatatataatgaagaagaaatagcggtaaacatttaatttctttcgacGAAATTAGAAGTATAAGAGATTAATCAATTAGTTTGcacatctttattaaaaagatataagaaaattaaataagttgtttatttgatttttttaagacaatataatttatgcatattattaataaattttattacacaactTAGTAAAAACGGAACTTAccgaattattcattaaagctTTTAAACATCCTATGACACTGGTATGGAGATTGCTATTGGCCGCCTCAGCATTCATGGTTTCTAATACTTGTAAAAGAGCATTTAAACCATCTAATTCTATAAATCTGAGAACGAAACTATGCGGCTGCGTTCTCAAGGCAGTCTTTAGAGCTTCGGCTTGACGCATTTGATTCGATATCTCCTCATCTTCCTCTGGAAAAGGACTCTGCAAAGAATATTCGATATgcttatcatatattattatttaaaaaataaaattttgaaaaaatttgcgatataatttttataattttctgaaaaaaaattattaatattattaactctaAATAGTCTAAATAGTATTGCGAATTTATATACGcgtaacataaaaatacatatttctagAAGACTATATTCTAGTTagcgatttattaatttgttcaatttttttttaattcttgattCACATTAGTAAGAAAACTTTTAAAGCAAAGTGCAATTGTATCATtactgtaataaataaaatttgtaaaagaatcacaaaatatttattgcaaatgtttattgcaaatattgatattgtattattaaatactatatcttaatttgagttagaaaattttaatatatttagtatactaaattttttttgtattacaaCATTAAATGCAGTCTAAAATGTCGaatacattttagaaaaaagatgATCATgtgtcaataattaattatccatTCTATTAAACAATCTTGTTCACTTACGCTTGCTATCGTCTTCAATCTATTGATATAGTCTTCGGGATCGCCGCTCAGATCAGTTGTCCGCAAGCCCCCGTTCTCCAACGTACCATTACCTTTTCTAGAACAATATATCTGCCACTTTTTATTTGCCGGAAGTGCTAAAACCGCCTGTCGATTGGCTTGGGTTAAGTCTAATTCGTCGACGAGTTCGAGGAACATTTTATTTAGCTCTTCCTCGGCCGGCATTGGCAAGGTAGGTGTCATCGCTTGTAGCGTGAGCGTACCCGTGTGTTCCACAACGCAATACGTGATTTCCGGTGGCTCGTCATCCTGCAAAAAAGAGCAATTGAATCAGTTCTACATCCTGGCTATTACAGATCATACATGTAATACTGTctcaataaacataaaaagatacaaactgatttatattgtatatatatatatatatatatatatatactattatatgtgtttatattgcgtaaattatatttaaaaaattagttacGCGCACATATGTGTGTACAGACTTTCGTGATAGCATCGCGATCAATAATGCAACTTGCTGTTGCCGCAGTTCCTTGCGCTGTGTGTAGATTTCACTTtcaactataataaaaattgtgaaatttttcatatatttttctattgaataaattattgtagtaatttgattataatttgattataatttgattaaatgttTATGAGAATGAAAAAGAGTTACAATCGAGGATATGCAACTAacacttaattttattgtgttatgtacaaatatatgtaataaatttttgaatttttttattgtcgcGTTTATAAGAGAATGTTGTCTATGATTCTATGGCCAcggtatatataagtatacaagatattaattttatatgtatgtgtatgtgtatgtgtatgcacatattaaatttgtaccggtttaaattttcaaaatttatttcactttaCGGTCGTTCTCATTTCGTTTTATTCGCAGTCAACAAGAAACGGCAGCAAAGGTCAGGAGCGCTGAATTCCTAAGGTACTTTCACACGTgactagaaaattatttattcccgTACTCGGGTCGATTCTGGGGTTTATTCTTTGTAAACATTATCTCTACGTGGTTGTCatgacatatattacatatatgctcGGCGGAATCGTTCGACGTTTCTCTCATAAGGATTTTGCATGCGTGTTCTTCGCCTCATATGAGACAGACGCCTGCACGCACGTGACCGCTACAACACGAGGAACTACAATCAAACGTGATACTCAACTAGCGTGCAcgtgagagaaaagaaaaattcatgtcattaacttatatttctctcttttttaatttatcaattttgttaaaaaattattttaataaaaaaaaattctatttttataaaaattgtaaaagcaTACTTGTTTTTATGGTTTtagtatattctttttcaataataaaatatatttttaagaatttttgtaaaaaattgctttttttaaaccagaaatgtttaatttttgtaaagattttatttttatatgtaagtattgtgttattttagctgcagagaaaaatttatatctagcGGTTTTTTTACACTGATATCTTTGTTAGATTTCATATAACTTTACAaagtaaatacatatataatatttatagtttctataatttaaatataattacttttctttataatttcatatcattgctttatatatttttgtgatttttttttgtaaaacaatttttactttgattaaaaagaaagatatatatttggaatctttcttttttaatttttgatatgtttataaaatctttaatataaaaaattttttttattctagaaaATGATACGCTACAGCATATGTTTTTGTAGTGAGAAGAGTTCgttattgtgaaaaaatattataaaatattataaaatattataaaatattaacatgagACGTGCTATGATATTCCTACGTTCCGTCAGGTAATAAAATGAATCAGTGGCACTACAATAGGTATTAGACTGCAATTAGgctcatattttatatcccgTTAGACGCGTTGCAAATCGCAATTTACAATAGACTCACTTGGCACATTGCAGATGCTAATCTAATCGTTGCGCGTTGTACGTAAGTCTTTATTGTCCTCCGCGAAAATTATGCTGTCATGCTGGTAAAATGAAACAGATGGACGATAAATAGGAAATAATGCGGATGCTGCTGCTGAACTTCGTAGAACATATTGTAACTATAGGAGattatgctttattttttactccTTCCTTTTCCAAAGTTATTTGTAATCTTGTCAAGATTATCAATATAGTgtgttataaaatgtttctaaGCAATCTGGTTATATTTTAGATGCgtgttttaactttaataaaataaaatgcatttaagtcttgttttataatattccagTCTATTTatagacaaataatattttcaattaaacgtGTTAAACAAACCTGTTCCCtactctttaaattaaattaatatcatcatattttactttttcttatatatttgtgaaaattattctcttctcgatatatttgtttttttaagatCTTTTAACTCCTCTTTTAGATCTTTTTAGTTCCCCTTGCTATCGCGTGTGAAAACAAACTCGTAAAAACTGtgcaacattttaaaaacgaTATTATCAGCAAAATACGACTTCCGAATCTCTATCTTTACTAACCACGCCTGACTAGTTCCCAGAAAAGAGAACTGGATGTCCTTACGAAACGATCTTTgtctctcctctttttttattattccgaGTTAAGTATTTTACTGGTTTTGCCCTTGGTTTATCAGAAAAAAGACTACAGAATCCTAAAGAGTATtagatatatgattatattcgcaaataaaatatagtcgGTCTTCAGCCAGAACCTCTTGCGGCGtcgaaaaagtaaaaatcaattgagataataaaatctgcAGATCACAGAACCGACCAAAGCTGACCATTTGTAGATTATGTTATGTTTCTGGAGGAAACGGTATATACCGATTTTCTTGGCTCAATCGACCATCGCGGTCACGATGTCAAAGACCTCGAATGTTCGTGTTTGCACGAGAGGGACATGCCAGGTCTCATGACGCTGCAAAACGCCGTTAATgctgtcctttttttttacatatgatatatattttgcaaaaatatattatttattaaacaagaaatagtatttaaattaagtttgCTGTGAACTTTTTTTGCACCGCTGCTTTTTCCTTTAAGAATGCATTTATTCTCTAcgaaattattacatcattaaaattatatatatacgtgtttaatattgtaaataatacaatttgcaaatatattgaaaatatattgaaaattattaatactattaagtcaagtattttaaaaaactaccaaaatatttcatgaattataaaatgcaaatataaaataaaattttgttttttatttaattttgtatgaatTTGGCTATAATTagcttctaaattttattgtaaagatgtgtatatatataatggaatCTCATAATAACGCACTGTACAAGGCTTTGAAATGCTATAATAAGGTTACCCGACATTACGATGATATTtactgtatttaaaaaaacatacacaAGTGGAAGAAAGCAGCAATCTGAAAACTAGAATAGGACATGTGCGACTTTTACAAAGGTCGGTGATGTCAAGACACAGTGCTTGGCATGCGGAAAGGATTTCCTAGTAACATATCTCACTAGGTTGCAGATAAATGAAGATAATTGGCGAGTATCACGGAGAAATCTTTAAAGTTGTTGCAACGTTGTCCAATCTTGATCATAAATTTTGCACTTGCATGACGTGCAATGCACAATAGCCTAAAGCAACTTGCACGAGAAGTTTTTTTACGTTATAGTTAGATTTCtgtctattaatttttccatcgAGAATGTAAACACACAATCACGATTTCTAATTGAGAAATACGCTTTAATAGCAATGAATAATCAGGAATAACAATAGCTCTAAGaaagttttacatattataacaaaactaTATCTTCATTCAATATAGTTAAaggatttttttacaaaaatatgcaattgtagtgtataaataaaattaaaatttattatcaaattaatataatatttttattttatttttatttgttaatattatttttttttattttcataaaaatagataaagcgCATAGagttataaaatgcttttcaCGTGTGGAATCTATTGATTAACAAGATACGTATTCTTAAAATAGATTCTATTGATCAGAATAAGAACACGTTTACTTAAAATAGATCTAAACAGgtataagtatatttatatagacttCTCATTAATTTGATGATAGTAAATCGCATAAGAGATGAATCGAGAGAGTTACAGTTAATAACTCAATCCTTTTCACTTTCAGTCGACTTTCAAATTAACACATGTATCTAGCTTGACGGAGAAATGCCTCGACATATTTACTCGATATGCATGTATTCgcatatttgagaaaaagaaaaaataaatattaagaaggcttaattaaaaacttatgtaCATATCAaacattctttataataatattaataatatattatatataataatattatataacaacaataataataattttattagagcatgattttggaaattaatgtcaaatttatatattaaaaaataaaattttaattttaagtcaaaaaataatttgaagatgtgtgtctataattaaaacatatcaatattattttatcattaatattgacaacatttttatattttaataatataaagaatattaaattgatttattgaatattattcaatcataaatcacaatttatcaaaaaaaaattatcttgatgcttaatattttgagaacctttttttaaaataacaaatttgatAACAGTTGTTCCAACATATGGTTGTTCAAACATATTTCCTTAAAGTTTCCTTATCATCAATCCTACATTTTTGTTCACATTTTCTtagattgttaaaattaatgcaaacaatacatatattttatttttgactttttttaacacacaACAGcagttacaatattttaaattattattatatctatgacaatgaaaatatcaaaatagtaaatatcaatttaatttaataattcatatattatctatataaaattaagtgtGCGACTAAAAAGAACGATCTagtcaacattttttaaaattctattaatggttatatttatttatgcaaaattaatcaaaaatcatACCTGGAGGCAGCCGCAAAACGATTTCTTCACTCGTGATGGCATAGTCTGGCAGCGACCAACAAACTCTTTTAAAGACTGTGAACTTTTCACAGGACAGCTTGGAATCCTCtacaaatcataaaattattctcatgtagtattcaatataattacataacgcGTATACAAAAAATGTCAGTAAAAGGAtcctaaaaatttacataaatgcgtaaaaataatatatttatacatatttatagtaaattcACTAGTACTATTGTCGTCATAATGCTTATTGTTCTAACTAATAGTACTTTATTGAGTTGCAACAAAAAGctcgttaaaataaatttaaatatttttctatgaaaaatatttaattttatgttacatgacagagatagataaaaaagagatgaatTTTTGAGAATTGGGTTGCAGATTTTACGGTCCTTATAACATGTAACATAATACAATATGTCATATAACATATGACATATCAAAACATTATTAGAAAACGAGAGTAAGTAGTAGGAACATAATAATAACCGTCCATTTGACGACAGTTTCGTAACAATTGTTGCTTCATCTTCCGGTAGTTTTAAAAATGGGACGTTCTGCTTTATCGCTACACAGttacaatataagaatattacgtaaaatgagaaaaataacaaaaatttttaaaatataagtctgatttaatattatgtataggaaaaaaaatgcaagattactattgcatattatttcgcaaaaaaatatctatataatatacatatatatattttatgaaacaaaCTAGAATATTTAAGACtatcatgtaaataaaataattttttgattttctacTCTCTGTATACAGAGTGGCCCACGTAAAGTATTAAACTAtctcatcaataatttttgattcgacaaatatttttaaagttatggACTTGTAATCCTTTACATAAAATACCCTAtactaattaataagaaattatgttttaataataataaaaaactcaaattttaattaaaaccggAGTTagtttataatcaaatattttttttcaattaacaatGTAacgattaatcattatataacaatCTACAGTGATCGATTCTAAGTGAACTTAGCAAAAACGATTTACTAACAATCAAAATTCCTTTTCGATTCGATCACCTACGTGAAAAAAATGCCACCTTCCACTTTCAGGTTTTGGGCAAGGCGCAATATCATCAACATTAGAAGACGACGTTGGCATGGCTTTTCAAGATCAGtcaaatcgtttttttttacacgacaCAATCAGATAAGAGACAGATGCCCGGGGCCCCGGTGCGTTTTCGATTGTAATCGTCTTTACGATTAACCGCGATTTTCACTTTTGCGTGCCTTGGAGAGAAAACCGTTTCGCTCACACAAGCAGATAGGAACTCGAGAACTTGAGCCACTAGTCGATTCTGTCGTCTAATACTCTACCTTATCTCTACACATTGAAATTCTTATCGTgaaggaaaaaagaacaaCGTCAATTATCGTGCGCCAGTTATCGCGTGACTATGCATATCATTGTGATGTCCTCAGAAATCAGCTGATCGCCAGTCACATAAGTAGACAAAACGCTTTtagaagtatttatttttacgtgatGTGAACGCGACGtatatctctttaatttcattagcctctatatatttttctctatttatatttgtttcgcaacatgataaaagataacatttaaagttaaatttcaaaatttataaaaaaacagatatgcgcaaaaatagaaaatgcaaaaaatatatttgtgcagtaaaataaaatttaaaattcaaactttagaaatatttctttgtattttatataatttaacctGATTGTGTAatgatcttaaaataaaacttctttagagtatttaattaa from Cataglyphis hispanica isolate Lineage 1 chromosome 21, ULB_Chis1_1.0, whole genome shotgun sequence includes the following:
- the LOC126857309 gene encoding disheveled-associated activator of morphogenesis 1 isoform X2, with product MPSRVKKSFCGCLQDDEPPEITYCVVEHTGTLTLQAMTPTLPMPAEEELNKMFLELVDELDLTQANRQAVLALPANKKWQIYCSRKGNGTLENGGLRTTDLSGDPEDYINRLKTIASSPFPEEDEEISNQMRQAEALKTALRTQPHSFVLRFIELDGLNALLQVLETMNAEAANSNLHTSVIGCLKALMNNSNGRAHVLAHPTAINTISQSLATENIKTKISVLEILGAVCLVPGGHRKVLEAMLHFQQYHSERTRFQCIINNLDKNFGAYKDNLSLKTAIMSFINAVLNYGPGQVTLEFRLHLRYELLMLGIQPIIEKLRRYENETLDRHLDFFEMVRNEDEKELARKFEKEHVDTKSASAMFDLLRRKLSHTAAYPHLLSLLEHCLLLPLDYGSHPQHWLLFDRIVQQIVLQSESNETGLIRNPDVAPIEINVKEIVHLLAKEEELVAARKKAEELERENLDMSTRLAKKEQELDLRTQEKEDMEASLARIKERLEKETSMHIETKQKISELQDNLETLSRQINNEKSERKRLEQLVASGSLPDDAKATLKIVEDEVLEKVETKPTPPPPPPPPLAPPPPPCLMPIAPPPMKVEIIKNVPQPSNPLKSFNWSKIPEQKLQGTIWSELDDTKLYNVMDLESIDKIFCAYQKNGVSTEGSIEDLRTLGKNKKTMSVIDSRRAQNCTILLSKLKMSDNEITRTILSMDQQNILHIDMVEQLLKYIPSSEEAASLDIHQKELQNRADNFLYQISKVPHYEQRLRSLHYKKKFAASIAELTPRMRAVLEASRQVARSRRLRKLLELVLALGNYVNRGNARGNACGFRLASLNRLVDTKSSCSKGTTLLHYLVQILEARFREVLDIEEDMPHVRTAARVSMADLQKEVANLKNGLQDVQREIEFHRGQSQVLQGDMFLPAMRDFQAQATCRLAEAEDLFQDMKTRFDRAVRLFGEDSAGVQPDEFFGIFENFLQALAEARQDVENMRKKVEEEERRAKQEQELRKRTIERKNSREGILNSISLTKKNEANSNGQNDNKGEFDDLISALRTGDVFGEDIAKFKRSKRRPVTPSGQETRRHSTHKEDSRERH
- the LOC126857309 gene encoding disheveled-associated activator of morphogenesis 1 isoform X1, which encodes MLSEQLSNEYSAQDISVRGLKGQTFEEESNRRKFKMDTMLEKMGKLNLRIPSCPVKSSQSLKEFVGRCQTMPSRVKKSFCGCLQDDEPPEITYCVVEHTGTLTLQAMTPTLPMPAEEELNKMFLELVDELDLTQANRQAVLALPANKKWQIYCSRKGNGTLENGGLRTTDLSGDPEDYINRLKTIASSPFPEEDEEISNQMRQAEALKTALRTQPHSFVLRFIELDGLNALLQVLETMNAEAANSNLHTSVIGCLKALMNNSNGRAHVLAHPTAINTISQSLATENIKTKISVLEILGAVCLVPGGHRKVLEAMLHFQQYHSERTRFQCIINNLDKNFGAYKDNLSLKTAIMSFINAVLNYGPGQVTLEFRLHLRYELLMLGIQPIIEKLRRYENETLDRHLDFFEMVRNEDEKELARKFEKEHVDTKSASAMFDLLRRKLSHTAAYPHLLSLLEHCLLLPLDYGSHPQHWLLFDRIVQQIVLQSESNETGLIRNPDVAPIEINVKEIVHLLAKEEELVAARKKAEELERENLDMSTRLAKKEQELDLRTQEKEDMEASLARIKERLEKETSMHIETKQKISELQDNLETLSRQINNEKSERKRLEQLVASGSLPDDAKATLKIVEDEVLEKVETKPTPPPPPPPPLAPPPPPCLMPIAPPPMKVEIIKNVPQPSNPLKSFNWSKIPEQKLQGTIWSELDDTKLYNVMDLESIDKIFCAYQKNGVSTEGSIEDLRTLGKNKKTMSVIDSRRAQNCTILLSKLKMSDNEITRTILSMDQQNILHIDMVEQLLKYIPSSEEAASLDIHQKELQNRADNFLYQISKVPHYEQRLRSLHYKKKFAASIAELTPRMRAVLEASRQVARSRRLRKLLELVLALGNYVNRGNARGNACGFRLASLNRLVDTKSSCSKGTTLLHYLVQILEARFREVLDIEEDMPHVRTAARVSMADLQKEVANLKNGLQDVQREIEFHRGQSQVLQGDMFLPAMRDFQAQATCRLAEAEDLFQDMKTRFDRAVRLFGEDSAGVQPDEFFGIFENFLQALAEARQDVENMRKKVEEEERRAKQEQELRKRTIERKNSREGILNSISLTKKNEANSNGQNDNKGEFDDLISALRTGDVFGEDIAKFKRSKRRPVTPSGQETRRHSTHKEDSRERH